The proteins below come from a single Cervus canadensis isolate Bull #8, Minnesota chromosome 2, ASM1932006v1, whole genome shotgun sequence genomic window:
- the CIART gene encoding circadian-associated transcriptional repressor, which translates to MDSPSSVSSYSSYSLSSSFSTSPVNSDFGSPSDSEGEDKWAHGPKPDTVEQKEGSRPSPGPIRCRQRPKVSSNQHVASHLEQRGLAASMSGSGVKRSRDGELETCINIQGCTTEGDLLFAQKCKELQGFIPPLTDLLKGLKMGRFERGLSTFQQSVAMDRIQRILGVLKKPQMGERYLGTLLQVEGMLKTWFPHIAAQKSSLGSSRHQLTKYFPSHHSYPAASSPAPSMEKMDQTQLGQLILKPKQPWHLTEWPALNLTWIHTTPICNPPLSSPGTISFSHGPLGTGTSIGVILFLQHGVQPLTHSAPITPVPSTTASPVIPGNHQKLSAEGPHYHNLPVTLPSNCSCAPSPPGLPTLTREMTTGHLEQMRSHPLVAPAVHPLNP; encoded by the exons ATGGATTCTCCGTCTAGCGTTTCTTCCTATTCTTCctactctctttcttcctctttttccacCTCCCCAGTGAACAGTGACTTTGGCTCCCCCTCCGATAGTGAGGGGGAGGACAAGTGGGCTCATGGCCCCAAGCCAGACACTGTTGAGCAGAAGGAAGGTTCTCGGCCCAGCCCTGGTCCTATCCGCTGCAGGCAACGACCCAAGGTTTCCAGTAACCAACATGTAGCATCTCACTTGGAACAGCGGGGCTTGGCTGCTTCTATGTCAGGATCTGGGGTCAAAAGATCAAGAGATGGTGAATTGGAGACCTGTATAAACATCCAGGGTTGTACCACAGAAGGAGACCTGCTCTTTGCTCAGAAG TGTAAAGAGCTCCAAGGATTCATACCCCCTCTCACAGACCTACTGAAGGGGCTGAAGATGGGTCGATTTGAGAGAG GATTGAGCACTTTCCAGCAGAGTGTGGCAATGGACAGGATCCAGCGTATCTTAGGAGTTTTGAAGAAGCCACAGATGGG AGAGCGTTATCTAGGAACTTTGTTACAGGTGGAAGGAATGTTAAAGACTTGGTTTCCTCATATAGCTGCCCAGAAGTCATCATTGGGTAGCAGCAGGCACCAGCTGACCAAG TATTTTCCAAGCCACCACAGTTATCCAGCTGCTTCCTCTCCTGCACCTTCCATGGAAAAGATGGACCAGACACAGCTAGGACAGCTAATATTAAAACCAAAGCAGCCTTGGCACCTCACCGAATGGCCAGCTCTAAACCTCACTTGGATCCACACTACTCCAATTTGCAATCCCCCTCTCAGTTCCCCAGGTACCATCTCCTTTAGCCATGGTCCTTTAGGCACTGGAACCAGCATTGGTGTCATCCTTTTCCTCCAGCATGGAGTACAGCCCTTGACTCACTCAGCCCCAATCACTCCAGTTCCATCTACGACAGCATCTCCTGTCATCCCTGGTAATCATCAGAAACTATCTGCAGAGGGGCCTCATTATCACAATTTGCCAGTAACTCTGCCATCAAATTGTAGCtgtgccccttcccctcctggtCTACCCACCCTGACCAGAGAGATGACCACAGGACACCTGGAACAGATGAGAAGCCATCCTCTAGTTGCTCCTGCTGTCCATCCTCTCAACCCCTAA
- the MRPS21 gene encoding 28S ribosomal protein S21, mitochondrial, with product MAKHLKFIARTVMVQEGNVEGAYRTLNRILTMDGLIEDIKRRRYYEKPCRRRQRESYETCRRIYNMEMARKINFLMRKNRADPWQGC from the exons ATGGCAAAACATCTGAAGTTCATTGCCAGGACTGTGATGGTACAAGAAGGGAACGTGGAAGGTGCATACAGGACTCTGAACAG AATCCTTACCATGGATGGGCTCATTGAGGACATAAAGCGACGGCGGTATTACGAGAAGCCTTGCCGTCGGCGACAGAGGGAAAGCTATGAAACCTGCCGGCGGATCTACAACATGGAAATGGCTCGCAAGATCAACTTCTTGATGCGAAAGAATCGGGCAGATCCATGGCAGGGCTGCTGA